The following coding sequences are from one Pigmentibacter sp. JX0631 window:
- the fliE gene encoding flagellar hook-basal body complex protein FliE — protein MVKQISASDLEYLRMKQNLIRTVPAQSGGGTPPVNPGKTEFQDLVEKGIKEVNTASREAEKASMDLASGRSSNIHETMLSVTKAELGFDMLVQMRNKVIEAYQEVMRMQV, from the coding sequence ATGGTAAAGCAAATTTCAGCAAGTGATCTAGAATATTTAAGAATGAAACAAAATTTAATTCGCACTGTACCTGCACAAAGTGGCGGAGGAACTCCTCCCGTTAATCCTGGTAAAACAGAATTCCAAGATCTGGTTGAAAAAGGAATTAAAGAAGTAAATACAGCCTCAAGAGAAGCAGAAAAGGCAAGTATGGATTTAGCGTCTGGTCGTTCCAGTAATATTCATGAAACAATGTTGTCTGTTACCAAGGCTGAATTAGGTTTCGATATGCTTGTACAAATGCGGAATAAAGTAATTGAAGCGTATCAAGAAGTGATGCGGATGCAGGTTTAG
- the tssB gene encoding type VI secretion system contractile sheath small subunit codes for MSKGTQQKLSVYKPPRVQITYDLEVNGSPKEQDIPFVVGVMANLSGHLHEKTKKIKNEKFLEINKENFNSVVQSISPKLKLKVANKIKNDGSFSQIELNFNSIDEFNPGKIANKVDALKELLEIRKKLIELQTNVECNEKLEETLVHFVKTPEALKLLASSEEQTSAQ; via the coding sequence ATGTCAAAAGGTACACAACAAAAATTATCAGTTTATAAACCACCACGCGTACAAATTACTTATGATTTAGAAGTGAATGGTTCTCCTAAGGAACAGGATATTCCTTTTGTCGTTGGTGTAATGGCTAATTTATCTGGTCACTTGCATGAAAAAACTAAAAAAATTAAGAATGAAAAATTTTTAGAAATAAATAAAGAAAATTTTAATTCTGTCGTTCAATCAATTTCACCTAAGCTAAAATTAAAGGTCGCAAATAAAATTAAAAATGATGGTTCCTTTTCTCAAATAGAATTAAATTTTAATTCTATTGATGAATTTAATCCAGGTAAAATAGCTAATAAAGTTGATGCACTAAAAGAATTACTAGAAATTAGAAAAAAATTAATTGAATTGCAAACTAATGTTGAGTGCAATGAAAAATTAGAAGAAACATTAGTTCACTTTGTAAAAACTCCTGAAGCTTTAAAACTACTTGCAAGTTCTGAAGAACAAACATCAGCTCAATAA
- the fliF gene encoding flagellar basal-body MS-ring/collar protein FliF, whose translation MLEKYKQFLSQFFIQSKAFYAGLTKGRKIAIGIGLFTIFFILAIFIFWKPTVRYEPAYANLSNEDKTAILAHLKKSGYKEYKLEGDTISFPEDKIQEIKMSLAQEGLPNTGIGVGWEKFDDRSFGMSDFEQRVNKLRALQGELSRTIGKLEPVANSRVHIVIPDNAIFAEDKKSPTASIYLKLKPGKTLSQRQIQGIIHLTARAVEGLDPKGVTIVDQDGNLLTQPEEQDGGIDKITSAQREYQRKVERELEQKIREILARAVGHDKVVSKVDASIEYKKVETTISDVDPERTAVIASQRNEQSSQGNGLNPTGVPGAKSNLPGEREDIGIAGGLTNSTKSSTENLNFEVKKTLSKIVEPIGTITKLSASILVDGKMVDGKYVPRTPEEMAMVTKLVKNAIGFKEGRDTITVESTQFELDEFALAEKASLSARQTALIQTAILGAVAIAAMFFIYYALVRPYFRWLTYDPEKRSKEQLALVDYELERTGAGARRVKLKEDVPFDKLSPKEQILYLAKNDPQKTTEAIRQLLNPNH comes from the coding sequence ATGCTAGAAAAATATAAACAATTCTTATCGCAGTTTTTCATCCAAAGTAAAGCATTTTATGCTGGATTAACTAAAGGTAGAAAAATTGCTATAGGAATTGGTTTATTTACTATATTTTTTATTCTAGCAATTTTTATTTTTTGGAAACCTACAGTTCGGTATGAACCAGCATACGCAAATCTTTCAAATGAAGATAAAACTGCAATTTTAGCACATCTAAAAAAATCAGGATACAAAGAATATAAATTAGAGGGTGATACAATTTCATTTCCTGAAGATAAAATTCAGGAAATAAAAATGTCTTTAGCTCAAGAAGGACTTCCAAATACGGGAATTGGTGTTGGTTGGGAAAAGTTTGATGATAGATCTTTTGGTATGTCTGATTTTGAGCAAAGAGTTAATAAATTAAGAGCGTTACAAGGAGAGTTATCTAGAACTATTGGTAAATTAGAACCCGTAGCCAACAGTCGGGTTCATATTGTCATTCCTGACAATGCTATTTTTGCAGAAGATAAGAAATCTCCCACTGCAAGTATTTATTTAAAATTAAAGCCAGGAAAAACTCTAAGCCAAAGGCAAATTCAAGGTATAATTCATTTAACTGCAAGAGCTGTTGAAGGGTTAGATCCGAAAGGAGTTACGATAGTTGATCAAGATGGGAACTTATTGACCCAACCAGAAGAGCAGGATGGTGGTATAGATAAAATTACATCTGCTCAACGTGAATATCAAAGAAAAGTTGAAAGAGAATTAGAGCAAAAAATTCGTGAAATTTTGGCTAGAGCAGTTGGTCATGATAAAGTTGTTTCGAAAGTTGATGCTTCAATAGAATATAAGAAAGTAGAAACCACGATTTCAGATGTGGATCCTGAACGGACAGCGGTTATTGCTTCGCAAAGAAATGAGCAGTCTTCTCAAGGAAATGGCCTTAATCCAACAGGTGTTCCCGGGGCAAAAAGCAATCTCCCTGGTGAGCGTGAAGACATTGGAATTGCTGGTGGTCTCACAAATAGTACTAAATCAAGCACTGAAAATTTAAATTTCGAAGTGAAAAAGACTTTAAGTAAAATAGTTGAGCCTATTGGAACTATTACAAAATTAAGTGCTTCAATACTAGTTGATGGAAAGATGGTTGATGGAAAATACGTCCCAAGAACTCCTGAAGAAATGGCTATGGTAACAAAGCTTGTGAAAAATGCGATTGGGTTTAAAGAGGGAAGAGATACAATTACTGTCGAATCAACTCAATTTGAATTAGATGAGTTTGCTCTTGCGGAAAAGGCTTCACTTTCTGCGCGTCAAACAGCTCTTATTCAAACAGCTATTCTAGGTGCAGTTGCTATAGCTGCAATGTTCTTTATCTATTATGCACTAGTTCGTCCTTATTTTAGATGGCTTACCTATGATCCTGAAAAAAGAAGTAAAGAACAGCTTGCTTTGGTTGATTATGAATTAGAAAGAACTGGTGCTGGTGCCAGAAGAGTTAAATTAAAAGAAGATGTGCCATTTGATAAACTTTCACCAAAAGAACAAATTTTATATCTGGCTAAAAATGATCCACAAAAGACGACTGAAGCTATTCGACAGCTTTTAAATCCAAATCATTAA
- the flgC gene encoding flagellar basal body rod protein FlgC, with protein sequence MSFIEGLKISASGLSAERIRMNVISSNLANANTSRTEEGGPYKRKDVLFTARNSGLSFDNLMRLAFDPNLKEVKVDGITEDRRAPRLVFNPNHPDANENGYVAMPNISIMEEMVNMITSNRSFESNTQAINATKSMATTAISIGR encoded by the coding sequence ATGAGTTTTATAGAAGGTCTAAAAATAAGTGCTTCTGGATTATCAGCGGAAAGAATTAGAATGAATGTTATTTCTTCTAATTTAGCCAATGCAAATACATCTAGAACAGAAGAAGGTGGACCATATAAAAGAAAAGATGTTTTATTCACAGCAAGAAATTCAGGTTTAAGTTTTGATAATTTAATGCGGTTAGCTTTTGATCCAAATTTGAAAGAGGTCAAAGTAGATGGAATAACTGAGGATAGAAGAGCGCCAAGATTAGTTTTTAATCCAAATCATCCAGATGCAAATGAAAATGGTTATGTAGCAATGCCAAATATTTCTATTATGGAAGAAATGGTAAATATGATTACTAGTAATCGTTCATTTGAAAGTAATACTCAAGCAATAAATGCTACAAAATCAATGGCAACTACTGCAATAAGTATTGGTAGATAA